From the genome of Bosea sp. Tri-49, one region includes:
- a CDS encoding O-methyltransferase gives MTPSYRSIDYSLRPGKHAERRMLSDALRKLTPFGSVEHYRYVGMGSLWYSDFAHFHRSLGLDDMVSIEREAQHRARFEFNKPYASIDLRFASTTTELPRLDWQVRSIIWLDYDDRLTRSILADSRMVAARANSGTVFIISVQVEGPPVYEIQDGEGNESFQEVESIDDLRERFFRGSVPATASNSDLRGWAVAKLARSMISLTIEAELAARNAGRPRNQWFQFKQFVAFEYADGAKMTTLGGIFVDAGQNALFESCDLSRLSYYRSSNEAVRLTVPVLTPREMRFLESRLPVAEGQQLQHGVIPARDANAFASLYRYLPSFAALES, from the coding sequence ATGACCCCCAGCTACCGTTCAATTGATTATTCTCTTCGACCGGGGAAGCACGCTGAAAGGCGAATGCTGTCCGATGCGTTAAGAAAATTGACGCCGTTCGGCTCTGTCGAGCACTACCGCTATGTTGGTATGGGATCACTCTGGTATTCAGATTTCGCCCACTTCCATCGTTCGCTTGGTCTCGACGATATGGTTTCTATTGAAAGGGAAGCTCAACATCGTGCCCGCTTTGAATTCAACAAGCCCTACGCGAGCATCGATCTTCGCTTCGCAAGCACGACTACCGAATTGCCTAGGCTCGACTGGCAAGTCCGTTCTATTATCTGGCTGGACTACGATGACCGACTAACTCGTTCGATATTGGCCGACAGTCGCATGGTGGCGGCTCGCGCCAACTCGGGCACCGTCTTCATAATCTCGGTACAAGTCGAAGGACCGCCAGTCTACGAGATTCAAGACGGCGAGGGCAATGAGAGCTTTCAGGAGGTTGAGAGTATCGACGACTTGCGAGAACGCTTCTTTAGGGGTTCTGTCCCAGCCACCGCTTCCAATAGCGACCTCCGTGGATGGGCGGTCGCAAAACTGGCAAGATCGATGATTTCCCTAACTATCGAGGCGGAACTCGCAGCAAGAAATGCTGGACGCCCTAGAAATCAATGGTTTCAATTTAAGCAGTTTGTCGCGTTTGAGTATGCAGATGGCGCCAAGATGACCACCTTGGGAGGCATCTTTGTCGATGCCGGCCAGAATGCTCTTTTTGAATCATGCGACCTTTCCCGCTTGTCTTACTATCGTTCGTCCAACGAGGCCGTCCGTTTAACAGTACCGGTCCTTACTCCTCGCGAGATGCGCTTTTTAGAGTCCCGTCTTCCCGTCGCCGAGGGGCAGCAGCTGCAACACGGCGTCATTCCCGCCAGAGACGCAAACGCATTCGCCTCGCTTTATAGGTACCTGCCTAGTTTCGCTGCGTTGGAAAGTTGA
- a CDS encoding DNA cytosine methyltransferase, whose translation MYEIDSPIVADLFCGASGLGLGARLAGFSVKASVDSDRILTSSHSLNFSDGKLELGDVTNLKGPNLIRLAGGRLDGIIGGPPCQGFSEVGKADPKDPRRDLLRHFFRVVAESRPRFFMMENVRGLMFAKNRPMLDQALEQVPSFYKIIGPVRLDAAEFGAATSRPRVFVLGYDPSSVDNFDESDVLAARRPATTVHEAISDLQLAESGGEDSNGFDVWRFSGGRQQISSYAARLRSADNVTTGHRRTPHKAEVAKRFAAVPQGGMDKVGRHPRLAWSGQCPTLRAGTGADLGSFQAVRPLHPEEPRVITVREAARLQGFPDGFRFHPTVWHSFRMIGNSVSPVVAEAILSVVRKRMAKQTTIEAAE comes from the coding sequence ATGTACGAAATCGATTCACCCATCGTGGCAGACCTGTTTTGCGGAGCTTCGGGTCTCGGCCTAGGAGCTAGGCTTGCAGGATTTTCGGTCAAGGCTTCGGTCGACTCAGATCGAATCCTGACCAGTTCGCATAGCCTGAATTTTTCCGACGGGAAGCTTGAGCTGGGCGATGTAACCAACCTTAAGGGACCAAACCTGATACGGTTGGCGGGAGGACGCCTTGACGGGATAATCGGAGGGCCTCCCTGCCAGGGTTTTAGTGAAGTAGGAAAGGCAGACCCAAAAGATCCGCGACGCGATCTATTGCGACATTTTTTCCGTGTAGTGGCTGAATCTCGACCGCGTTTTTTTATGATGGAGAATGTCCGCGGCCTAATGTTTGCGAAGAATCGACCTATGCTTGACCAAGCGTTGGAGCAAGTGCCTAGCTTCTACAAGATTATAGGGCCGGTTCGGCTTGATGCCGCTGAGTTTGGGGCGGCGACCAGCCGGCCGCGTGTGTTCGTTCTCGGTTACGACCCTTCAAGTGTCGATAACTTTGACGAAAGCGATGTTTTGGCAGCGCGCCGGCCTGCTACGACCGTGCACGAAGCAATCTCGGACCTCCAATTGGCGGAGTCGGGAGGCGAGGATAGCAATGGCTTTGACGTTTGGCGCTTCAGCGGCGGCCGACAGCAAATCTCAAGTTATGCTGCGCGACTGCGCTCGGCAGATAACGTAACGACCGGGCATCGGCGTACCCCGCACAAAGCGGAAGTCGCAAAGCGCTTCGCCGCTGTACCACAGGGCGGTATGGACAAAGTTGGGCGGCATCCCCGCCTTGCTTGGAGTGGCCAATGCCCGACGCTTCGCGCAGGTACAGGGGCCGACTTGGGGTCCTTTCAAGCTGTGCGCCCCCTGCATCCCGAAGAGCCGCGCGTTATAACGGTGCGCGAGGCGGCTCGATTGCAAGGCTTCCCAGACGGATTTCGTTTCCACCCAACAGTGTGGCATAGCTTCAGGATGATAGGGAACAGCGTATCGCCTGTTGTAGCTGAGGCAATTCTTTCCGTAGTTCGGAAACGGATGGCGAAGCAGACAACGATCGAAGCCGCTGAATAG
- a CDS encoding very short patch repair endonuclease, giving the protein MSRVASKNTTPEMVVRRLLHGLGYRYRLHTRDLPGRPDLVFKSKKKAIFVHGCFWHRHSGCRKATNPKTSIEFWQKKFERNVQRDAQVVEQLQTNDWQVLTVWQCETKDLPTLKLKLQAFLA; this is encoded by the coding sequence ATGTCTCGTGTCGCTAGTAAAAACACGACGCCAGAGATGGTGGTCCGACGGCTTTTGCACGGCTTGGGCTATCGTTATCGTCTGCACACCCGTGATCTGCCAGGTCGCCCCGATCTTGTTTTCAAGTCGAAGAAAAAAGCCATTTTTGTGCATGGTTGTTTCTGGCATCGACATAGCGGATGCCGCAAAGCAACGAATCCAAAAACAAGCATCGAGTTCTGGCAAAAAAAATTCGAAAGGAATGTTCAGCGGGATGCTCAGGTTGTTGAACAACTCCAAACAAACGACTGGCAAGTACTGACTGTATGGCAATGCGAAACAAAAGATCTGCCAACCCTCAAGCTAAAGTTGCAAGCATTCTTAGCTTGA
- a CDS encoding ATP-binding protein — protein sequence MLIRDIPLERAVLDLVDNSIDGAKRLRDPEDKDYDELRIDITVTAEEFRIEDNCGGFDIATAREYAFRFGRPKVARPTPFSIGQFGVGMKRALFKFGREFEIHSATSSERWSVKVDVDRWEEAESRDWTFEFASIEDSIDIPAQERGTIIVVRRLRPEVSSRFGTSWFQNTLGDMIKLHQRQFISKGLEIRLGGHALTATNLNMLTGTVEPSVESYEEVVGDKTVQIRIVSGVGVSSPAVAGWYVVCNGRVVLAADRTEETGWGRLSESEADIPKFHNQFARFRGVVYFDCPAADALPWNTTKTGVDADSPIWQRALSKMIDHTRVVVDFLNDLDAEQAEQGQSGPLARALAAANVVQVDKVVNQSAFKAPDKERFSGPVMKRIAYSRPEEQLIFLMAELGVGTAKAVGEQTFDLIYQDKNT from the coding sequence ATGCTGATTCGGGACATACCTCTGGAACGGGCAGTTCTAGATTTGGTAGACAATTCTATAGATGGGGCGAAACGGCTTCGCGACCCCGAAGATAAAGATTATGATGAACTACGTATTGATATCACAGTCACTGCAGAAGAGTTTCGCATAGAAGATAATTGCGGGGGCTTCGACATTGCGACCGCCAGAGAGTACGCATTTCGCTTTGGCCGCCCTAAAGTGGCCCGCCCTACACCGTTTTCAATTGGTCAGTTTGGCGTTGGCATGAAGCGAGCTCTCTTTAAATTCGGGCGAGAGTTTGAAATACACTCAGCCACTTCAAGCGAGCGGTGGTCTGTCAAGGTCGACGTTGATCGTTGGGAGGAAGCAGAATCCCGAGATTGGACTTTTGAATTTGCTTCGATAGAAGACAGCATCGATATTCCAGCACAAGAACGCGGGACAATAATTGTCGTTCGACGTTTGCGTCCGGAAGTTTCTTCGCGTTTTGGCACTAGCTGGTTTCAAAATACCCTTGGAGATATGATAAAACTCCACCAGCGTCAGTTTATCTCTAAGGGATTGGAGATACGGCTTGGTGGGCACGCTCTTACAGCAACAAATTTAAACATGCTTACAGGTACCGTCGAGCCTTCAGTTGAAAGCTACGAGGAAGTGGTAGGCGACAAAACCGTTCAGATACGCATCGTGTCCGGTGTTGGAGTATCTTCTCCTGCAGTCGCCGGTTGGTATGTCGTCTGCAATGGAAGAGTCGTTCTTGCTGCGGATCGTACAGAGGAAACAGGGTGGGGACGTCTTTCTGAGAGTGAAGCCGATATTCCTAAGTTTCACAATCAGTTCGCGCGCTTTCGCGGCGTTGTATATTTTGACTGCCCGGCGGCAGACGCATTGCCATGGAACACGACAAAAACTGGAGTTGATGCAGATTCACCTATTTGGCAGAGAGCGCTAAGTAAGATGATTGATCACACGAGAGTTGTGGTCGACTTCCTAAATGACCTCGATGCAGAGCAAGCCGAACAGGGTCAATCCGGCCCACTTGCGCGTGCTTTAGCAGCCGCCAATGTTGTCCAGGTAGACAAAGTCGTGAATCAAAGTGCCTTTAAAGCCCCGGACAAGGAGCGTTTTTCAGGCCCTGTAATGAAACGAATTGCGTATTCGCGACCTGAAGAGCAATTGATATTTTTGATGGCAGAGCTAGGAGTTGGAACAGCAAAAGCGGTCGGAGAGCAAACCTTCGATCTTATTTATCAAGATAAGAATACTTAA